In Coleofasciculus chthonoplastes PCC 7420, a single genomic region encodes these proteins:
- a CDS encoding calcium-binding protein → MAKITGTDGNNILNALAQGFGLEDNLIIGGLGDDTLIGGRRNDRLVGGIGSDIMKGGLGDDTYIVDSDDKPDNLIESSGGGFDKVISTVSWTLGRNFENLLLVGSGSINGTGNNLNNRILGNAVENILDGREGNDSLNGYQGNDILIGGAGNDKLNGGEGNDDMTGGVGDDSYFVDSLLDQVNENFGEGNDVVFVVNTAANNYTLPANVEALFLREGVRNGNGNDLNNYIQGNSLDNILTGGAGNDFLNALGGADEMRGGIGDDRYGVGDLGDLVIENSGEGFDTVTSSISYTLPVNVEQLILLSGFGAINGTANDNGTILIGNDESNILTGGVGSDTLEGNAGNDELLGGASNDELVGGVGDDELTGGSGSDRLEGGEGNDRLIGDLGSDDGVDAWIGGSGSDLFVLGFGNTTFYNDGDPTTAGNKEYATIRDFTIGSDKIQLGANPTYRLRLNASGGTQVLLDNPIGSHEIIAIVRGVDLIAAGGLASANFVFV, encoded by the coding sequence ATGGCTAAGATTACAGGAACTGATGGTAATAATATTTTAAACGCCTTGGCACAAGGTTTTGGTTTAGAGGATAACCTAATCATCGGCGGTCTAGGAGACGATACCCTAATTGGGGGCAGGCGCAATGATCGACTGGTCGGAGGAATAGGTAGCGACATTATGAAAGGGGGGTTAGGCGATGATACATATATTGTTGATTCCGATGATAAGCCCGATAATCTCATTGAAAGCTCAGGTGGCGGGTTTGATAAAGTTATTTCTACGGTTAGCTGGACACTAGGAAGAAATTTCGAGAATCTATTGCTGGTTGGCTCTGGTTCAATTAACGGTACAGGCAACAACCTCAACAATCGAATCCTTGGCAATGCTGTAGAGAACATCCTTGATGGGAGAGAAGGTAACGATTCCCTGAATGGTTATCAAGGCAATGACATTCTGATTGGGGGAGCAGGCAATGACAAACTTAATGGGGGAGAAGGCAATGACGACATGACTGGTGGAGTCGGAGATGACTCGTACTTTGTGGATAGCTTGTTAGATCAAGTTAATGAGAATTTTGGTGAAGGCAACGATGTTGTCTTCGTTGTTAATACTGCTGCTAATAACTATACACTACCAGCCAATGTAGAGGCTTTGTTTCTACGAGAAGGCGTAAGGAATGGTAACGGTAACGATCTGAACAACTATATTCAAGGAAATTCACTCGACAATATCCTAACAGGTGGTGCAGGCAATGACTTTCTCAATGCTCTTGGCGGCGCGGATGAAATGAGGGGAGGGATAGGTGATGACAGGTATGGCGTTGGGGATCTAGGGGATTTGGTTATTGAGAATTCTGGTGAAGGTTTTGATACCGTTACCTCTTCGATTAGCTATACCCTACCTGTTAATGTAGAGCAACTCATACTCCTGAGTGGATTTGGTGCAATTAACGGTACAGCAAATGATAACGGTACTATTCTGATTGGAAATGATGAGAGCAATATTCTCACTGGGGGTGTAGGTAGTGATACCTTGGAGGGCAATGCAGGCAATGACGAACTCCTTGGAGGTGCAAGTAATGATGAACTGGTTGGTGGCGTAGGAGATGACGAGTTAACTGGTGGTAGTGGTAGTGACAGACTTGAGGGAGGTGAAGGTAATGATAGGCTGATTGGTGACTTAGGCTCGGATGATGGTGTAGATGCTTGGATTGGTGGCTCTGGATCTGATCTTTTTGTCCTTGGCTTTGGTAATACGACATTCTACAATGACGGTGATCCGACAACGGCTGGAAACAAAGAATATGCCACGATTAGAGACTTTACTATTGGATCAGATAAAATTCAATTAGGTGCTAACCCCACCTATCGATTGAGATTAAATGCATCGGGAGGAACACAAGTACTGTTGGATAATCCAATCGGTTCTCATGAAATTATTGCTATTGTTAGGGGAGTCGATTTAATTGCTGCCGGGGGTTTGGCTAGTGCTAACTTTGTCTTTGTTTAA
- a CDS encoding sulfotransferase, whose amino-acid sequence MYSKKPILVTGSHRSGSSWVGKILATSPSVRHIREPFNINHPQCSCGCKFNFWYQYISPENEAIFYDHLKHTFGLAYNFRGDIKIENNPNSFLELLTKSSKFMLRNIIGIRPLVKDPMAFFSARWLAATFNMHVVVLIRHPAAFVSSLKRLNWVFPYSHFLEQPLLMKDYLQPFADEIAKYCEEEYDIIDQASLLWRIIHYYIDEYQKNYPDWIFIRHEDISRHPLILFQKLFNALNLDYTEAIEKTILDYSRVNDRKQDYEAGELKRHSQKNIELWKSRLTPSEIERVRTQVEDISIKFYCSEDW is encoded by the coding sequence TTGTATTCTAAAAAACCTATACTAGTAACTGGTTCCCATCGATCTGGTTCAAGCTGGGTGGGTAAAATATTAGCTACATCTCCCTCCGTTCGGCATATTCGAGAACCATTTAATATAAATCATCCCCAGTGTAGTTGTGGGTGTAAATTCAATTTTTGGTATCAATATATTTCTCCAGAAAATGAAGCTATTTTTTATGATCATCTTAAACATACATTTGGACTAGCTTATAACTTTAGGGGAGATATTAAAATAGAAAACAATCCTAATTCCTTTTTAGAGTTGTTAACTAAGTCAAGTAAATTTATGCTGCGTAATATCATCGGGATTAGACCTCTTGTCAAAGATCCGATGGCATTTTTTTCAGCTAGATGGTTAGCAGCAACATTCAATATGCATGTCGTGGTTTTGATTAGGCATCCAGCAGCATTTGTCAGCAGTCTCAAACGATTAAACTGGGTATTTCCGTACTCACATTTTTTAGAGCAACCTTTATTAATGAAAGATTATCTTCAACCCTTTGCAGATGAGATTGCCAAATATTGTGAAGAAGAATATGATATCATAGATCAAGCTAGTTTATTATGGAGGATAATACATTATTATATTGACGAATATCAAAAAAATTATCCGGATTGGATATTTATTCGTCACGAAGATATCTCCAGACATCCATTGATCCTATTTCAAAAATTATTTAATGCGTTAAACTTAGATTACACTGAAGCGATAGAAAAAACTATTTTAGACTATAGTAGGGTTAATGACAGAAAACAAGATTATGAGGCAGGAGAGCTAAAACGTCATAGTCAAAAAAATATAGAACTTTGGAAAAGCAGACTTACACCTTCAGAGATTGAAAGAGTCCGGACTCAAGTAGAAGATATTTCAATTAAGTTTTACTGTTCTGAAGATTGGTAA
- a CDS encoding glycosyltransferase family 2 protein translates to MQSIIDLEQLPPSFAESEWPWSTQTISVPNQIPNGHEYPRISIITPSYNQGQFIEETIRSVLLQNYPNLEYIIIDGGSTDNSVEIIRKYEPWLNYWVSEPDQGQSDAIQKGFNLCTGIIWNWLNSDDILEPNALYNIAIAYQTNSEATIYSGQLTVFGQGESMLAPRCFQTFNDLVCVWEKWAVPQPAIFMNRKSCIEVNGLNTSLHYGMDYDLYLRLALLPEFNVHNIEELIAKIRRHPNSKTVSKQIYFRREILKVFDSFVNRNYCSLPLKWKRSRFLFEYISALKFNQDTNSLSSFFMITMPYWKEVWKYRYFWGALYQRIKSKMLLNL, encoded by the coding sequence ATGCAATCAATCATAGATCTTGAGCAATTACCACCATCATTTGCGGAATCTGAATGGCCTTGGTCTACACAAACTATATCCGTACCCAATCAAATACCTAATGGTCATGAATATCCGAGAATTAGCATTATTACTCCCAGTTATAATCAAGGACAGTTTATCGAAGAAACGATTCGGTCAGTCCTGCTACAAAATTATCCGAACCTAGAATATATCATTATTGATGGTGGAAGTACAGATAATTCAGTTGAAATTATTCGGAAATACGAACCTTGGCTTAACTATTGGGTTAGTGAACCAGATCAAGGTCAATCTGATGCGATTCAAAAAGGATTTAATTTATGTACAGGTATAATCTGGAATTGGTTGAATTCGGATGATATTCTTGAACCGAATGCCTTATATAATATTGCCATTGCCTATCAAACTAATTCTGAGGCGACAATTTATAGTGGACAGTTAACTGTTTTCGGTCAAGGAGAATCAATGTTAGCACCTAGATGTTTTCAAACATTTAATGATTTGGTCTGTGTATGGGAAAAGTGGGCAGTTCCCCAACCGGCTATCTTTATGAATCGAAAAAGCTGTATAGAAGTTAATGGATTGAATACATCACTTCACTATGGTATGGATTATGATTTGTATTTACGTCTAGCGTTACTTCCTGAATTCAATGTTCACAATATCGAAGAATTGATTGCAAAAATTCGCAGGCATCCAAACTCAAAAACAGTGAGCAAACAAATTTATTTTAGGCGTGAAATTTTAAAAGTATTTGATAGTTTTGTTAATAGAAATTATTGTAGTCTGCCCTTGAAATGGAAAAGATCTAGATTTCTTTTTGAATACATTTCAGCTTTAAAATTCAACCAAGATACTAACTCGTTGTCGTCGTTCTTCATGATCACAATGCCTTATTGGAAAGAAGTCTGGAAATATCGCTATTTTTGGGGGGCGCTCTATCAGAGAATCAAAAGTAAAATGTTGTTGAATTTATGA
- a CDS encoding sulfotransferase domain-containing protein, producing MKKTNILSRLFYKLYILSSPSSPKLFCPNEEDIYLVSYPRSGNTWMRAMLAHILYGDSGTSIKDLQYYIPDIHVKTYLNEVIDTEQHIIKSHYQYYSSPKQCQKKYKRVIYLIRDPRDVVLSFYRYHKKLYDYQWEFNEFVLDWLNGRIWPSSWQEHVNCWTGNSKHELGFDLHCIRYEDLLSDVNHELIKLANFLGINVTKKSVQYAVESASVENMRLKEKQGMRADEIADDFQFIGSASYKQWEEKITAKQVDLIIQYAEEPMKRYGYL from the coding sequence ATGAAGAAAACAAATATATTATCTCGTTTATTTTATAAATTGTATATTTTATCTTCTCCTAGCTCACCTAAACTGTTCTGTCCTAATGAAGAAGATATTTATTTAGTTTCTTATCCCAGATCGGGCAATACTTGGATGCGAGCTATGTTAGCTCATATCTTATATGGAGATTCTGGAACAAGTATTAAAGATCTTCAGTATTATATTCCAGATATTCATGTAAAAACCTACTTAAATGAAGTTATTGATACGGAACAGCATATTATAAAAAGTCATTACCAGTACTATAGTTCACCTAAGCAGTGTCAAAAGAAATACAAGCGAGTAATTTATTTAATTCGAGATCCTAGGGATGTCGTTTTGTCTTTTTATCGATACCATAAAAAACTTTATGATTATCAGTGGGAGTTTAATGAATTTGTATTGGATTGGCTAAATGGTAGGATTTGGCCAAGCTCATGGCAAGAACATGTAAATTGCTGGACAGGAAACAGCAAACATGAACTAGGATTTGACTTGCATTGTATTCGATATGAAGACCTACTGTCAGATGTTAATCATGAACTGATTAAACTAGCCAATTTCCTAGGGATTAATGTGACCAAAAAATCTGTACAGTATGCAGTGGAATCAGCATCTGTTGAAAATATGCGTTTGAAAGAAAAACAAGGAATGAGGGCTGATGAGATAGCCGATGACTTTCAATTTATTGGCTCGGCAAGTTATAAACAATGGGAAGAAAAAATAACAGCTAAACAAGTTGATTTAATTATTCAGTATGCTGAAGAACCGATGAAGCGATATGGATACTTATAA
- a CDS encoding GNAT family N-acetyltransferase, producing the protein MNKLKIRPATPTDVPVLFELIQALAEYEKLSHLVTGTMDALQDHLFGAKPYVEAILAEYEGQTVGFTLFFSNYSTFLTKPGIYIEDLFVRPEFRRQGIGKALLTYIAQLAVERDCGRLEWSVLDWNEPAIAFYQRLGATVLPDWRICRVTGDALPQLATQTLYNL; encoded by the coding sequence GCTACCCCAACAGATGTGCCAGTGCTGTTTGAACTCATTCAAGCACTGGCTGAGTATGAGAAGCTGTCTCACCTAGTCACAGGGACGATGGACGCTCTCCAAGACCACTTGTTTGGCGCTAAACCTTATGTTGAGGCAATTCTGGCAGAGTATGAGGGGCAGACGGTAGGCTTTACCCTGTTTTTCTCTAACTATTCCACCTTTTTGACCAAACCGGGAATTTACATCGAAGATTTGTTCGTGCGCCCGGAATTTCGGCGTCAGGGTATCGGAAAAGCGTTGCTAACCTATATTGCCCAACTAGCGGTAGAACGGGATTGTGGGCGCTTAGAGTGGTCAGTCTTGGACTGGAATGAACCTGCGATCGCGTTTTATCAGCGCCTCGGTGCTACAGTGTTACCAGACTGGCGCATTTGCCGAGTCACAGGGGATGCGCTTCCCCAACTAGCAACACAAACCTTATATAATCTTTAA
- a CDS encoding glycosyltransferase family 4 protein, with amino-acid sequence MQVLHINQSDITGGAAIAVHRLHQGLLAQGIDSRLLVDIVTTSSDRVAAIPPRRRLDYQIRRLTKHLGFNDIHLTSTFEIAKHPFYQAADVLHFHNLHSGYFNYLALPSLTKNKPAILTLHDMWGITGHCAYSFDCDRWKIGCGNCPYPDTYPPIQRDNTYLEWKLKHWAYSHSHLVAVATTSHWLAEQAKQSMLGRLPVHHIPYSIDTQAYQPLDPELCRSLLGITRGKKVLMFGAQSLTNPRKGGDLLLKALSGLPDSLKSEIVLLIMGNRGEKMVESLGIPSLNLGFVGSDRLKAIAYSAADLFLFPTRADAFGLVAQEAMACATPVVSFKVGGVPDIVRPGITGYLAQPEDASDFSAGIMQLLEDQALRDRLGQQSREIILEEYALEVQAQRYLQLYGKVLDS; translated from the coding sequence ATGCAAGTCTTACATATTAATCAATCTGATATTACAGGTGGAGCCGCGATCGCAGTCCATCGTCTGCATCAAGGTTTACTGGCTCAAGGTATTGATTCCAGACTTTTGGTCGATATCGTCACAACCAGTAGCGATCGCGTAGCTGCAATACCACCCAGACGCCGCTTAGACTATCAAATTCGTCGCTTAACTAAACATCTAGGCTTCAACGATATTCACTTAACCAGTACTTTTGAGATTGCCAAACACCCTTTTTATCAAGCTGCCGATGTTCTCCATTTTCACAACCTCCATAGTGGCTACTTTAACTATTTAGCCCTACCATCATTAACCAAAAACAAACCTGCAATCTTGACCTTACATGATATGTGGGGCATTACCGGACATTGTGCCTACAGTTTTGACTGCGATCGCTGGAAAATAGGTTGCGGGAACTGTCCCTATCCTGATACTTATCCACCTATCCAGAGAGATAACACTTATCTAGAGTGGAAGCTGAAGCATTGGGCATATAGCCACTCCCATCTAGTTGCAGTGGCGACCACGAGTCACTGGTTAGCGGAACAAGCCAAGCAAAGTATGCTAGGACGTTTACCTGTTCATCACATCCCCTATAGTATTGATACCCAAGCCTATCAGCCACTCGATCCTGAGTTGTGTCGCTCTCTACTGGGTATAACTAGGGGCAAAAAAGTTCTGATGTTTGGCGCACAGAGTCTGACGAATCCCCGCAAAGGCGGGGATCTACTACTAAAAGCCCTTTCGGGTTTACCCGACTCTCTCAAAAGCGAAATAGTTCTGCTGATTATGGGTAATCGGGGTGAAAAAATGGTGGAATCCCTGGGGATACCCAGCCTAAACCTCGGCTTTGTTGGTAGCGATCGCCTCAAAGCCATTGCCTATTCGGCAGCGGACTTATTTCTCTTCCCAACTCGTGCCGATGCATTTGGCCTAGTCGCACAAGAAGCGATGGCTTGTGCTACACCCGTTGTTTCCTTTAAAGTAGGTGGTGTTCCGGATATCGTTCGTCCAGGGATTACTGGCTACTTAGCTCAACCCGAGGATGCATCGGATTTCAGCGCGGGTATCATGCAGCTTCTAGAAGACCAAGCATTACGCGATCGCTTGGGTCAACAGAGTCGTGAGATAATATTGGAGGAATATGCTTTAGAAGTGCAGGCTCAACGATATTTACAATTATATGGGAAAGTATTAGATTCTTAA
- a CDS encoding glycosyltransferase, translating to MKLKSLRVLLVSSVLPRNTTGGEVVLHRHLSQWEALHLVIATHHSQPVNSENIVQLKANSLLNRLNHTRLSRWVHDIRQCFYPFHNCNQLRDYIQQNQPDLILTVAHGELCWIAQQMSVQLGIPLVTFFHDWWPHLAYIHDWTQGVITRRFQRLYQQSQLTLCVSEGMRQALGTHSNAQVLFPIPDKSMIVTKTEKLTFGGKFKVIYAGIMAEIYSSMLQALYRSFQEISEIQLELLGPQPDWSKLVLEQVKAEGVYAGFIPRELLTNKLSQAHALLVVMSFEQRYKTRMQTSFPSKLVDYCQFGKPIIIWGPDYCSAVQWGRQYQSALVVTSPLEKDLVQAIRELATQPEKQNYLGNKALDWAKGMFNPEKIQQQFVDSLHDVANLSKGGQEVVF from the coding sequence GTGAAGTTAAAAAGCTTGAGAGTCTTGCTCGTCTCGTCGGTACTGCCCAGAAATACGACTGGAGGTGAAGTCGTTCTGCACAGACATTTGTCCCAGTGGGAAGCCCTGCATCTAGTCATAGCTACCCATCATTCTCAGCCCGTAAATTCTGAGAATATTGTGCAACTCAAAGCTAACTCACTCCTAAATCGGCTTAACCATACCAGATTGTCTCGGTGGGTGCATGACATCCGTCAGTGTTTCTATCCATTTCATAACTGTAATCAGCTTCGGGATTATATCCAACAAAACCAGCCAGATTTAATTCTGACCGTAGCCCACGGTGAGTTATGCTGGATAGCTCAGCAGATGTCTGTGCAGTTGGGGATTCCCTTGGTTACATTCTTTCATGATTGGTGGCCCCACCTAGCTTACATACATGATTGGACTCAGGGAGTGATCACCCGGCGATTTCAGCGTCTTTACCAGCAAAGTCAGCTTACCTTGTGTGTCAGTGAAGGGATGCGACAAGCATTGGGAACACACTCGAATGCACAAGTGTTATTTCCCATTCCCGATAAATCTATGATAGTGACAAAAACAGAAAAGTTAACCTTTGGGGGTAAATTCAAAGTCATTTATGCGGGAATTATGGCGGAAATTTACAGTTCAATGCTGCAAGCTTTATATAGATCATTCCAAGAAATTAGTGAGATTCAGTTAGAGTTATTGGGACCTCAGCCGGATTGGTCTAAACTTGTGTTGGAACAGGTTAAAGCAGAGGGAGTCTATGCTGGTTTTATTCCCAGAGAGTTGTTAACGAATAAGTTGAGTCAGGCTCATGCCTTACTTGTTGTTATGTCTTTTGAACAGCGATATAAAACACGGATGCAAACGAGTTTTCCTTCTAAATTAGTGGACTACTGCCAGTTTGGTAAACCCATTATTATTTGGGGACCCGACTATTGTTCAGCCGTTCAGTGGGGACGTCAGTATCAGTCAGCGTTAGTTGTAACCTCCCCTTTGGAAAAAGATTTAGTGCAAGCAATCAGAGAATTGGCAACTCAACCAGAGAAACAAAATTATCTGGGAAATAAAGCTTTAGACTGGGCAAAGGGAATGTTTAATCCAGAAAAAATTCAACAACAATTTGTTGATAGTTTACATGACGTAGCTAATTTGAGTAAAGGAGGACAGGAAGTTGTATTCTAA